The proteins below are encoded in one region of Microbispora sp. NBC_01189:
- a CDS encoding glycoside hydrolase family 6 protein, whose translation MTSGAEGDGPRYGEPRRIGPFHILGRLGQGGMGTVYLGRDDDGREAAVKVIHPQWAADPAFRRRFQREVAAAQRVARFCTAAVLGAGLDGEVAYLATEYVPGPTLQEVVRDRGPLSGSSLEAVAVNVAVALQAIHSAGVIHRDLKPSNVLLSPVGPKVIDFGIAQVTDNTADMSGIVAGTPSFMSPEQAKGDRLTPASDIFGWGALVAYTASGHAPFSGGSIPSILYRVLHDPPRISGLDPRLRSIVDLALAKEPAQRPTAQRLVEMLTGHEPIAPITPVAPVAPVAPAAPAAPAATVTGLPTVAGSTGNTGSAGNTADRRSRPGPGVLLGIAGVVAALLVTAGVVIAVRTASSESPSSGNPAERATPAATGATPTTPAPTGTTPTGTTGNGAGSGNPLRGRDVRLYADPAGDEARQAEAWAAAGRGEDAETMRKLAAVPRAVWLSGANAAQAGRKVSATLEAAARQDAVPVFVTDDIPLHQCNEGGAAGSAQYLAWIDAVAAAVGDRRAVFVLEPNSLTQLPGSPECSLGDAADQRARLRMLASAVKRLGALPNTAVYLDGSLEGWPSPEVMATRLVEAGVAQADGFYLNATGFQETGSLVAYGTRLAACVKTRASGSGTCADTGTDTAGLPHFVVDTGRNGRGAWTPPEGKYKDPQEWCNPPGRGAGARPTTDTGDALVDAYLWLRPAGISDARCTRGESGSTDPVYGVVTPYGGQWWAELALQRAKDAVPPL comes from the coding sequence ATGACAAGCGGCGCTGAGGGTGACGGACCGCGATACGGCGAGCCCCGGCGCATCGGGCCTTTCCACATTCTCGGGCGGCTCGGCCAGGGCGGCATGGGCACGGTGTATCTCGGCCGGGACGACGACGGCCGGGAGGCCGCCGTCAAGGTGATCCACCCGCAGTGGGCGGCCGACCCCGCCTTCCGGCGCCGGTTCCAGCGGGAGGTGGCCGCCGCGCAGCGGGTCGCCCGCTTCTGCACCGCCGCCGTCCTCGGCGCCGGGCTGGACGGGGAGGTCGCCTACCTCGCGACCGAGTACGTCCCCGGGCCCACCCTCCAGGAGGTCGTACGGGACCGCGGGCCGTTGTCGGGATCGAGCCTTGAGGCGGTCGCGGTCAACGTGGCCGTGGCCCTGCAGGCGATCCACAGCGCGGGGGTGATCCACCGGGACCTCAAGCCGTCGAACGTGCTGCTGTCGCCGGTCGGCCCCAAGGTCATCGACTTCGGCATCGCCCAGGTCACCGACAACACCGCGGACATGAGCGGCATCGTCGCCGGGACGCCGTCCTTCATGTCGCCCGAACAGGCGAAGGGTGACCGCCTGACCCCGGCGTCCGACATCTTCGGCTGGGGCGCCCTGGTGGCGTACACCGCCTCCGGGCACGCGCCGTTCAGCGGCGGGTCGATCCCGAGCATCCTCTACCGGGTGCTCCACGATCCTCCGCGGATCTCGGGGCTCGATCCCCGGCTGCGGTCGATCGTCGACCTGGCGCTGGCGAAGGAGCCGGCCCAGCGCCCCACGGCGCAGCGCCTCGTCGAGATGCTGACCGGCCACGAGCCGATCGCACCGATCACACCGGTTGCGCCGGTTGCACCGGTTGCGCCGGCCGCCCCCGCTGCCCCGGCCGCGACGGTCACCGGGCTGCCGACGGTCGCGGGGAGCACGGGGAACACGGGGAGCGCGGGGAACACGGCGGACCGCCGGTCCCGGCCCGGGCCCGGCGTCCTGCTCGGGATCGCGGGCGTCGTCGCGGCCCTCCTGGTGACGGCGGGAGTCGTCATCGCCGTCCGGACGGCATCGTCGGAGAGTCCGTCGTCCGGGAACCCCGCCGAGCGCGCCACCCCGGCCGCGACCGGCGCGACCCCGACCACCCCTGCCCCGACCGGCACGACCCCGACCGGTACGACAGGGAACGGCGCAGGCTCGGGCAACCCGCTGCGCGGGCGGGACGTACGGCTCTACGCCGACCCGGCGGGCGACGAGGCACGCCAGGCGGAGGCCTGGGCGGCGGCGGGGCGGGGTGAGGACGCCGAGACGATGCGGAAGCTCGCCGCGGTGCCGAGGGCCGTGTGGCTGAGCGGAGCGAACGCCGCCCAGGCGGGCCGTAAGGTGAGCGCCACGCTGGAGGCAGCCGCGCGGCAGGACGCCGTGCCGGTCTTCGTCACCGACGACATCCCGCTGCACCAGTGCAACGAGGGCGGCGCGGCCGGCTCGGCGCAGTACCTCGCCTGGATCGACGCCGTCGCCGCGGCCGTCGGCGACCGCAGGGCGGTGTTCGTGCTGGAGCCCAACAGCCTCACGCAACTGCCGGGCTCCCCGGAGTGCTCGCTCGGGGACGCCGCCGACCAGCGGGCCAGGCTGCGGATGCTCGCCTCGGCCGTGAAACGCCTCGGCGCGCTGCCGAACACCGCCGTCTATCTCGACGGCAGCCTGGAGGGCTGGCCGTCGCCGGAGGTCATGGCGACGCGACTGGTCGAGGCGGGCGTCGCCCAGGCCGACGGCTTCTATCTCAACGCCACCGGATTCCAGGAGACCGGCTCGCTCGTCGCGTACGGCACCCGCCTCGCCGCCTGCGTCAAAACCAGGGCGTCGGGGAGCGGGACGTGCGCGGATACGGGTACGGACACGGCCGGGCTGCCGCACTTCGTCGTCGACACGGGCCGGAACGGCCGGGGCGCGTGGACTCCGCCGGAGGGCAAGTACAAGGACCCCCAGGAATGGTGCAACCCGCCGGGACGCGGCGCCGGGGCGCGGCCGACCACCGACACCGGCGACGCGCTCGTGGACGCGTATCTGTGGCTGCGCCCGGCCGGGATCTCCGACGCCCGGTGCACCCGCGGCGAGAGCGGCTCCACCGACCCGGTGTACGGCGTGGTCACGCCGTACGGCGGCCAGTGGTGGGCCGAGCTCGCCCTCCAGCGGGCCAAGGACGCCGTTCCGCCACTCTGA